GGGTTATAAAGGCAGCCTGGAGCCCACGGCTGCTGCTACAGTGTGACAAAAGTTAGCCGACACAATGGGTAAGGTAAGgatacctttttaaaaaaaaaaaatcctgttccTTTTGTGCTTCTGCATACCTGCATGGACTATTCATCGAAAACCAGTGATGCAGAACCACTTCACGTGTGGTATTTTTAGCAAAATGTCTTTAATTTAATCAAGCATGCATCCAATTTACCGAAAATCCCTGAATAAACTTCTTTCAGATCATTTTCTACGAGGACAGGAACTTCGATGGTCGCTCTTATGAGTGCAGCAGCGAGTGCGCTGACCTACATTCCCACTTTAGTCGCTGCAACTCCATCAGAGTGGACAGTGGTAACTGGATGGTCTATGAGAGACCCAACTACATGGGCTACCAGTACTTCCTGAGGAAGGGCGAATATCCAGACTACCAGCGCTGGATGGGATTCAACGACTGCGTGAGATCCTGCCGTATGATCCCTATGGTAAGTCTCAGTTGGGCATTTTTGTATTAAAGGTTTCACTGATCTACACGGATGATTGTAATCATCATTTCTGCAGCACCAAGGCACTCACAGACTGATGATCTACGAGCGCCCAGAACTTGGAGGACAGATGATGGAGCTGACAGATGACTGCCCCTCCCTGTATGAACGCTTCCATTTCAATGACATCTACTCCTGCAACGTAATGGATGGCTACTGGATCTTCTACGAGCATCCTCACTACAGGGGACGGCAGTACCTGATACATCCTGGTGAATACAGGAGGTTTCATGAGTGGGGAGGCATGAGTCCCAGGGTTGGATCCATCAGACGCATCATTATGTGAGAATGCCGATGTGAGATATTTCatgtgaaatattttaaaaagtactaccaataaaccaaacaaaagaccAGAGTGGTGTcagctgctttttgtttgtttttttcctggttGCTTAAACTTTTTAGAGTTGTCTGGAATATTTAAGGACTGATTGCTTCTCGTTACCTCTGAAGAAAGCGGCATGAAATGGTCTAAGTCAACACAAACATTTCTTGTCTAACAAACTATTGTTTTACAAGAAGTTTAAATGTTACagcaaaaaaatgtttaaacatcAAGGCTGTCTTCTTTTGgataaagacataaacacaaGCAGTTTAAGCCCAGCATATTTATTGAGAAGAGACAAAGGAACAAGGTTCAGAAGGTTTTAATTAAAGTCGGTGATTCGCCTGAGAGAGCCGATCCTTGGACTCGCACCGCCCCAGTCACTGTATCTGCGGTATTCGCCAGGTCTCAGGTAGTAGGTCCTCCCCCTGTAGTTGGGCTGGTCGTACAGCAGCCAGTGGCCGTCTACCACATTGCACGAGTTAATGTCAGACATACGGAAGCGGTCCTGGACGTTGGGGCAATCGTCGCTCACCTCCTGCATTTGGCCGGCCATATCTGGACGCTCATACAACTTGATTTTGTAGGAGCCCCGGTGCTGCAGAACAATGTTTATTAGTCAGACACTATGGAAGAGTAAAACAGTCCATCTAAGACAATCTAATGGAAAAACATCCTTAACCAAAAAGTTCTTCTTCAGTTTATGTTTCTTTTGTGGAGCAGGGACGACCAGATGGTCCCAGCATCTGAGCCAACTGGATGTGGGGAACCAAATATGATGAAGGTTTTGGTC
The window above is part of the Maylandia zebra isolate NMK-2024a linkage group LG23, Mzebra_GT3a, whole genome shotgun sequence genome. Proteins encoded here:
- the LOC101483471 gene encoding gamma-crystallin M2-like, with protein sequence MGKIIFYEDRNFQGRHHECMSDCADLHPYFNRCNSIRVESGCFMVYDRPHYLGHQYFLRRGEYSDNQRMIGINDCIRSCRMIPMHRGSYKIKLYERPDMAGQMQEVSDDCPNVQDRFRMSDINSCNVVDGHWLLYDQPNYRGRTYYLRPGEYRRYSDWGGASPRIGSLRRITDFN
- the LOC101483188 gene encoding gamma-crystallin M2-like: MGKIIFYEDRNFDGRSYECSSECADLHSHFSRCNSIRVDSGNWMVYERPNYMGYQYFLRKGEYPDYQRWMGFNDCVRSCRMIPMHQGTHRLMIYERPELGGQMMELTDDCPSLYERFHFNDIYSCNVMDGYWIFYEHPHYRGRQYLIHPGEYRRFHEWGGMSPRVGSIRRIIM